A stretch of DNA from Sandaracinaceae bacterium:
CGCCAGCTCGCGCGCGCTGGTGTCGAGCTCGATGGCGACCACGACCGCGCGCCCGCGCCCGGGACCGGGCTCGCGCGGATAGACGACGAGCACGTACACCAGCCCCGCGACCGCCACGGCCAGGAGCGCCGCCGTGAGCCACGTCAGCAGCCGCACGCGGGGGCTCAACGCTGCTTGCGTGCCCTTCGTGCGCCCTTGCTGCGAGCGCGGGCGCCGCGAGCTGCTGCTTCGGCGCTGGGCTGTTCGTCGGCCGCCGCCACCTCTTCGCTGTCCGCTTCCGGCCACGTCTCCTGTCCTCTAGCGTCGAGGAACGCTTGCAGCAAGATCGCCGCAGCCGCCTCGTCCACCACGCGCCGTTGCTCGGCCTTGGGCACGTTGAGGGTCCGCAGCGTGCGCTCGACCGCCACCGTCGACAAGCGCTCGTCCACGAAGTGCACGGGGACCGCGAGCACGTCGCCCAGCGCGTCCGCGAAGCGCCGGACCCGACGCACCGCCTCACCCTCGGTGCCATCCAGCCGCAGCGGGAGCCCCACGACGACCCCCTCCAGCGCATCGACGACGCCGTCTCCGTCCGCATCCTCACGCGTCGCGAGCACCTCGCGCACCTGCCGCGCGGCCTGCACGTCGTCCTTCGCGCGCTTCACGGTCGCGCAGGGCAACGCCACGCGGGCATCTTCGTCGGACAACGCGAGCCCGATCCGCGCAGCGCCAGGGTCCACGCCGAGGAAGCGGCCCATGGCTCAACCGACGCTCGCGCTCGGGCTCTCGGCGGCGGCGTTCCCGGCCTGCGTGGCCGACGTCATCGCGGTGGGTGCCGCGGCCGTCCGAGCGGCCAGCAACGGGAGCACGTACGGGAAGCCGATCTTCATCGCGTCCAGGTCGGGCGCCAGCTGCCCGATGAGCCAGAAGCTCATCACGGCCGCGCGCTCGACGTAGAACCAGTCGTCCGGGTACCGCACGGACTTCATCAGCCCGCGCAGCTCGCGCCGCGCCACCTCGGGGTCGGCCAGCGCCTCCAGCTCTTTGGTGTTGGCGCGCATCAGGGCGCCCGCGGTGATGTCCTGAATCTTGAGGAGCTTCGCGAAGTAGGTCTTCACGGTCTGCTCGAGCAGCGCGCGGTCCCCGTCGGGCGCCACGAAACCCAGCGTGTCGATGCCCGAGAGCACCAGCGCGTCGTTCTGCTCGAAGAAGCCGCGCAGCACGTCGACCATGCCGTCGATCACGGTCTGGGGCGTCTCGCTGATGGCCCCGAAGTCCAGAATGACGATCTTGGGTGTCTTTGGCGTGGGGCCGGGCTGGACCAAGAAGTTCCCGGGGTGTGGGTCCGCGTGGAAGAAGCGGTCGAGGAACAGCTGCCTATAGAAGCACTTCACCAAGCGCTCCGCGACGGCGTCCCGGTCGATACCGAGGGCGTCGTACTCCTCGAAGCGCGTGATCTTGATGCCCTCCATGAAGGTCATGGTGAGCACCTCGGCCGAGCTGGCCTCTTCGATGACCTCCGGGAAGAGGATGTCCGGCTCGCTCGCGAAGTTCTTCGCCATGCGCGTCATGCACGAGGCCTCGTGGACGTAGTTGGTCTCGCGCTCCAGCAGATCGACGAGGGCGTCGTACACGGCCGAGATGTTCTGGACAGGGACGAACATCCGATACAGACGCAGCCCGAGGCGGACCACGCGCAGGTCGACGCGCACCACGTCGCGGATGCCCGGATACAGCACCTTCACCGCGTACTTGTCGCCCCCCGCAGAGTACGCGACGTGGACCTGCCCGAGCGACGCAGCCGCGAGTGGCTCGCGCTCGATGCGCGCGAACACGGCAGAAGGTGGCTTGCCGAGGCTTTCC
This window harbors:
- a CDS encoding AarF/ABC1/UbiB kinase family protein; this translates as MSLFVRLVRALFILGRIFASYLFQLGLLKVFRKWQRDEETGREVSSMPAWLERRQKRVDDTNARRLLAGMLSLRGVYIKLGQVLSVMGGFLPDAYARELESLQDAVPPQPWDVMARAFEESLGKPPSAVFARIEREPLAAASLGQVHVAYSAGGDKYAVKVLYPGIRDVVRVDLRVVRLGLRLYRMFVPVQNISAVYDALVDLLERETNYVHEASCMTRMAKNFASEPDILFPEVIEEASSAEVLTMTFMEGIKITRFEEYDALGIDRDAVAERLVKCFYRQLFLDRFFHADPHPGNFLVQPGPTPKTPKIVILDFGAISETPQTVIDGMVDVLRGFFEQNDALVLSGIDTLGFVAPDGDRALLEQTVKTYFAKLLKIQDITAGALMRANTKELEALADPEVARRELRGLMKSVRYPDDWFYVERAAVMSFWLIGQLAPDLDAMKIGFPYVLPLLAARTAAAPTAMTSATQAGNAAAESPSASVG
- the ruvX gene encoding Holliday junction resolvase RuvX, whose protein sequence is MGRFLGVDPGAARIGLALSDEDARVALPCATVKRAKDDVQAARQVREVLATREDADGDGVVDALEGVVVGLPLRLDGTEGEAVRRVRRFADALGDVLAVPVHFVDERLSTVAVERTLRTLNVPKAEQRRVVDEAAAAILLQAFLDARGQETWPEADSEEVAAADEQPSAEAAARGARARSKGARRARKQR